Proteins from a single region of Lysinibacillus sp. JNUCC-52:
- a CDS encoding YolD-like family protein, which produces MINDRGNMKWTSLMLPEHLVKLKEWKKEQYYDKKRELTEWELEDIEQTIQRAFKMQKLIKLTLWKNKKLYDEIGKITGTDIYKKELLLDTDLSIKHITFDMIQKASLVDIDD; this is translated from the coding sequence ATGATAAATGATCGTGGAAATATGAAATGGACATCATTGATGCTACCTGAACATTTAGTTAAGTTAAAGGAGTGGAAAAAGGAGCAGTATTACGATAAAAAGCGTGAGTTGACTGAATGGGAACTTGAAGACATAGAGCAAACAATTCAGAGAGCTTTCAAAATGCAAAAGCTAATTAAGCTCACACTTTGGAAGAATAAAAAATTATATGATGAAATTGGAAAGATTACCGGAACGGATATTTATAAAAAGGAGTTACTTCTAGATACTGATTTATCAATCAAGCATATTACCTTTGATATGATACAAAAAGCGTCACTGGTAGATATTGATGATTAA
- a CDS encoding SPFH domain-containing protein, translating into MGLLKAGIGALTGVLEDQWREYFYCESLSADVLVTKGVKRTSKRGSNKGQSNIISNGSIIAINEGQCMMIVEQGKVVEFSSESGEYVYDTSTEPTIMYGDDLSSNITETFKQIGKRFTFGGEPGKDQRVYYFNKKEIVGNKYGTPAPIPFRVIDRNIGLDIDIAIRCHGEYSYKIVDPLLFYTNVCGNVESEYTRDSIDSQLKTELMTALQPAFAHISASGVRYSEIPAHTVALADALNKVLSEKWLATRGLAVVSFGISSLKASEEDEAMIKQLQRNAVMRDPGMAAAHLTGAQAEAMIAAAHNDGGAMAGFMGMNMATQSGGVNASQLFQMSEQNKQTQATTNVQASPSNAWTCTCGQDNTSKFCSNCGTSKPVEVGWTCACGMSNKGKFCSECGAKKPTGALQYACDKCGWEPENPATPPKFCPECGDIFDDNDMK; encoded by the coding sequence ATGGGTTTATTAAAAGCAGGTATTGGTGCCTTAACAGGTGTATTAGAAGATCAATGGCGAGAATATTTCTACTGTGAGTCTTTATCAGCAGATGTTCTTGTTACTAAAGGTGTAAAACGCACATCTAAACGTGGCTCAAATAAAGGACAAAGCAATATTATAAGTAATGGTTCTATCATTGCAATCAATGAAGGTCAATGTATGATGATTGTTGAGCAGGGCAAAGTGGTGGAGTTTTCTTCCGAATCTGGCGAGTATGTTTATGACACATCTACTGAGCCAACTATTATGTATGGCGATGACCTTTCATCAAATATCACAGAGACATTCAAGCAAATTGGAAAGCGTTTCACATTTGGTGGCGAGCCAGGAAAAGATCAGCGTGTGTATTATTTTAATAAGAAAGAAATCGTTGGTAATAAGTACGGAACACCTGCACCGATTCCTTTCCGTGTCATTGATCGCAATATCGGTCTAGATATTGATATTGCCATTCGTTGTCATGGCGAGTATTCCTATAAAATAGTAGACCCATTATTATTTTATACAAATGTCTGTGGTAATGTGGAGAGCGAATATACTCGTGATTCAATTGATAGTCAATTGAAGACAGAGCTTATGACCGCCCTACAACCAGCATTTGCTCATATTTCTGCAAGTGGCGTACGTTATAGTGAAATACCTGCACATACAGTGGCTCTAGCCGATGCCCTTAACAAAGTGCTATCAGAAAAATGGCTAGCAACACGCGGTTTAGCAGTCGTATCTTTTGGAATTAGTTCATTAAAAGCATCTGAAGAAGATGAAGCGATGATTAAACAACTACAGCGTAATGCAGTCATGCGTGATCCAGGTATGGCCGCGGCTCATTTAACAGGAGCACAGGCTGAAGCAATGATAGCAGCTGCACACAACGATGGTGGAGCGATGGCAGGGTTCATGGGCATGAACATGGCAACACAATCAGGTGGCGTCAATGCAAGTCAGCTATTTCAAATGAGTGAGCAAAATAAGCAGACACAAGCAACTACAAATGTACAAGCAAGTCCATCAAATGCTTGGACATGTACATGTGGGCAAGACAATACAAGTAAATTTTGTTCAAATTGTGGAACATCAAAGCCCGTAGAAGTGGGCTGGACATGTGCTTGTGGCATGAGCAATAAAGGAAAATTCTGTAGTGAATGTGGAGCAAAAAAACCAACAGGAGCATTGCAATATGCATGTGATAAATGTGGTTGGGAACCAGAAAACCCTGCAACTCCTCCAAAATTTTGTCCTGAATGTGGCGATATTTTTGATGATAATGATATGAAGTAA
- a CDS encoding GNAT family N-acetyltransferase encodes MQLYIFEDNFMQLIEQYQLTEEQLKFTGTPQECLELAKADANRHSILAIDEGKLVVFFVLHRNEGVKPYSNNENAILIRAFSTDNRHQGKGYAKKALMLLPEFVKEHFSGINEIVLAVNVKNEAAQGLYKKCGYIDKGERVMGIKGELIVMSYEL; translated from the coding sequence ATGCAATTATACATATTTGAAGACAACTTTATGCAATTAATTGAACAGTATCAATTAACTGAAGAACAACTTAAATTTACGGGAACACCACAGGAATGTCTTGAACTTGCGAAAGCGGATGCCAATCGTCATTCAATTTTAGCAATTGATGAAGGAAAGCTTGTTGTTTTCTTTGTCTTACATCGAAATGAGGGTGTAAAGCCATATTCTAATAATGAAAATGCGATTTTAATAAGAGCTTTTTCAACAGATAATCGTCATCAAGGGAAAGGTTATGCCAAAAAGGCTTTAATGCTATTACCTGAGTTTGTGAAAGAGCACTTTAGTGGAATAAATGAAATTGTATTAGCAGTAAATGTAAAGAATGAAGCTGCACAAGGACTTTACAAGAAGTGTGGTTATATCGATAAAGGTGAAAGAGTGATGGGGATAAAAGGGGAATTAATCGTAATGAGTTATGAGTTGTAA
- a CDS encoding ABC transporter ATP-binding protein: MKQQEILTITNLTKSYGSKEILKGIDLRVSRGEIIGYIGPNGAGKSTTVKIILGIEGEYAGEIKLFGEDIRQNNIEYKRNVGYVPEIADVYDNLTGYEYLTFIGQLYGLNFDFAAAKSKTLMELFGVGEAYHARISSYSKGMRQKLLIIASLIHNPDLLFLDEPINGLDANSVMIFKEILTQLAGQGKTIFYSSHIMDVVEKISSRIILLNDGKIAADGTFAQLQTANTAGTLEGIFNQLTGFHNHKEIGEQFVSVVQEV, encoded by the coding sequence ATGAAGCAACAAGAAATTTTAACGATTACGAATTTGACAAAGAGTTATGGTAGTAAGGAAATATTAAAAGGAATCGACTTACGTGTTTCAAGAGGAGAAATTATTGGTTATATTGGTCCAAACGGTGCTGGTAAAAGTACTACTGTTAAAATTATTTTAGGAATCGAAGGCGAATATGCTGGAGAAATTAAGCTATTTGGAGAAGATATAAGGCAAAATAATATTGAATATAAACGTAATGTTGGTTATGTACCAGAAATAGCCGATGTTTATGATAATTTAACTGGTTATGAATATTTGACGTTTATCGGCCAGCTTTATGGATTAAATTTTGATTTCGCTGCCGCAAAATCAAAAACGCTAATGGAATTGTTTGGTGTTGGAGAAGCCTATCATGCTAGAATATCCTCTTATTCAAAAGGCATGAGACAGAAGCTATTAATTATCGCTAGCCTTATACATAATCCCGATTTACTGTTCTTGGATGAACCTATTAATGGCTTGGATGCGAATAGTGTCATGATCTTTAAGGAGATTTTAACGCAACTAGCAGGCCAAGGTAAAACAATATTTTATTCCTCTCATATCATGGATGTTGTCGAAAAAATTAGTAGTCGCATCATTTTATTGAATGATGGCAAAATCGCTGCAGACGGAACATTTGCCCAACTACAAACCGCTAATACAGCAGGAACTTTAGAAGGGATTTTTAATCAGCTTACAGGTTTCCATAATCATAAGGAAATTGGTGAACAATTCGTATCGGTAGTTCAGGAGGTGTAG
- a CDS encoding SDR family NAD(P)-dependent oxidoreductase produces MESLHGKVVLITGASSGIGRAAAELLSSKGAKIIVNYLSNKKGAIETVQRIQKNGGDAIIIQADVTIKEQVNAMVEQALASFGKIDILINNAAGGIRQSTFMDASEELWEETYRLNINSVLLCSQAVLTHMIPRKEGKIINISSTAARIGGAGESIHYAASKGALNTMTIGMAKELIEYGIIVNGIAPGMVETPFHEKFAPNEDRLSRMSATIPIKRVAQPIEIAETIAFLASDASNYILGEIINVSGGR; encoded by the coding sequence ATGGAAAGTTTACATGGAAAAGTAGTTTTAATAACAGGGGCAAGCTCGGGAATTGGACGGGCTGCGGCGGAGTTACTTTCATCAAAAGGTGCAAAAATTATTGTTAACTATCTTTCGAATAAAAAAGGTGCTATAGAAACAGTACAGCGCATTCAAAAAAATGGTGGAGATGCGATCATTATTCAAGCTGATGTCACAATTAAAGAGCAAGTGAATGCAATGGTGGAACAGGCTCTGGCATCCTTTGGGAAAATTGATATTCTAATTAATAATGCGGCTGGTGGTATCCGACAAAGTACGTTTATGGATGCAAGTGAAGAATTGTGGGAAGAAACATACAGACTAAACATCAATAGTGTTCTTTTATGTTCACAAGCCGTATTAACACATATGATTCCAAGAAAAGAAGGCAAGATAATCAATATATCTTCAACTGCTGCTCGCATTGGAGGTGCTGGTGAAAGCATTCATTACGCTGCTTCCAAGGGGGCATTAAATACAATGACGATTGGCATGGCCAAAGAACTAATCGAATACGGAATCATTGTCAATGGCATAGCCCCAGGGATGGTTGAAACGCCTTTCCATGAAAAGTTTGCGCCAAATGAGGATCGACTTTCTCGCATGTCTGCAACTATACCTATTAAAAGAGTAGCACAACCAATTGAAATTGCAGAAACAATAGCTTTTCTTGCATCCGATGCTTCGAATTATATATTAGGTGAAATCATTAATGTTAGTGGGGGGAGATAG
- a CDS encoding NUDIX hydrolase, with amino-acid sequence MPIKKAYGYVNRVKEDTTQVLVFRHSVTEAGIQIPKGTVNTNETTYDAVIREMKEETGLKDFNVEKLLAKDLWENDDGVLHNRFFYKINVSDTLDEWDYNPAGGGDEAVLIFNYFWISSKDDIELSRVHGDYLHLNFN; translated from the coding sequence TTGCCGATTAAAAAAGCTTATGGCTATGTAAACCGCGTTAAAGAAGATACAACCCAAGTATTAGTTTTCCGTCATTCGGTGACTGAAGCAGGGATTCAGATTCCTAAAGGTACTGTAAACACTAATGAAACCACCTATGATGCTGTTATAAGGGAAATGAAAGAAGAAACGGGATTGAAAGATTTCAATGTAGAAAAGCTACTTGCGAAGGATTTATGGGAAAATGATGATGGTGTTTTACATAATAGATTTTTTTACAAAATAAATGTAAGCGATACGCTAGATGAATGGGATTACAATCCAGCAGGCGGTGGAGATGAGGCAGTATTAATATTCAATTATTTTTGGATTTCATCAAAAGATGATATTGAACTAAGTCGTGTTCACGGAGATTATTTACATTTAAACTTTAATTAA
- a CDS encoding YolD-like family protein gives MAAKTKTPAKKKEPKHLDRDEFDLEEIAYTLTESMKENKVYTYTIYKHDELLEGTVVKMDANTKLIHIKDRYMGIHKIHFLDILKVSDVE, from the coding sequence ATGGCTGCTAAAACAAAAACACCAGCAAAAAAGAAAGAACCTAAGCATTTAGATCGTGATGAATTTGACCTTGAGGAAATCGCATATACCTTAACAGAATCGATGAAAGAAAATAAAGTTTATACATACACAATTTACAAACATGATGAGCTGTTAGAGGGTACAGTCGTAAAAATGGATGCAAACACTAAATTAATCCACATAAAAGACAGATATATGGGCATCCATAAGATACATTTTCTAGATATTTTAAAAGTATCTGACGTTGAATAA
- a CDS encoding nucleotidyltransferase domain-containing protein, whose amino-acid sequence MNDLKKGNAIEAAQQFIAQYFPHCDGALLAGSVVRGEATETSDLDIVVFDHTRMASYRESIVAFGWAIEVFVHNLTSYKQYFHEDYKRARPSMPRMVSEGIVLKDNGILDGIKNEAKLLLDKGPEEWTEQTVKIKQYFITDALDDFIGCSNKAEELFIANALAELVSEFVLRTNRQWIGHSKWVVRALLQHDEAFTLHFIQAFDIFYKTGNKQHIIQLVNNVLEPFGGKYFDGFSVGK is encoded by the coding sequence GTGAATGATTTAAAAAAGGGCAATGCAATCGAGGCAGCGCAGCAGTTTATTGCACAATATTTCCCACATTGCGATGGGGCGTTATTAGCTGGAAGTGTCGTTCGAGGCGAAGCAACAGAAACATCTGACTTAGATATTGTTGTCTTTGATCATACTCGAATGGCCTCTTATCGAGAATCTATAGTAGCGTTCGGTTGGGCTATAGAAGTGTTTGTACATAATTTAACATCTTATAAGCAGTATTTTCACGAAGATTATAAAAGAGCAAGACCATCCATGCCAAGAATGGTTTCAGAAGGTATCGTTTTAAAAGATAACGGTATTCTCGATGGCATTAAAAATGAAGCGAAACTACTTTTAGATAAAGGCCCAGAAGAATGGACTGAACAAACAGTTAAAATAAAGCAATATTTTATCACCGATGCACTAGATGATTTTATAGGTTGTTCCAATAAAGCAGAAGAATTATTTATTGCGAATGCTCTTGCTGAATTAGTAAGCGAATTTGTATTAAGAACAAACCGCCAATGGATCGGTCATTCGAAATGGGTAGTACGTGCATTACTACAACATGATGAGGCATTCACACTTCATTTTATTCAGGCATTCGATATATTTTATAAAACAGGCAATAAACAACACATTATCCAATTAGTGAACAATGTACTTGAGCCATTCGGAGGAAAATATTTTGACGGTTTTTCAGTAGGGAAATAA
- a CDS encoding acyl-CoA thioesterase, translated as MFVSEKQIEIRYAETDQMGVVYHANYIIWMEIGRTQLVSDVGFEYAALEKDGYVSPVMDLSISYKAAMHYGQVATVRTWVEKHDRLRTTYGYEILHEDGTIAATAQSVHILAHKETLRPVSLSKIDPAWDAKYKEIAVETK; from the coding sequence ATGTTTGTGAGTGAAAAACAGATTGAGATTCGATATGCGGAGACAGACCAAATGGGCGTCGTCTACCACGCAAACTACATCATTTGGATGGAGATTGGACGTACACAGTTAGTGAGCGATGTAGGATTTGAGTACGCAGCACTAGAAAAAGACGGTTATGTATCGCCAGTGATGGATTTATCGATTTCTTATAAGGCAGCGATGCACTATGGCCAAGTAGCAACTGTTCGTACTTGGGTAGAAAAGCATGATCGACTACGTACAACATATGGTTATGAAATTTTACATGAAGATGGCACGATTGCTGCTACAGCACAATCCGTACATATTCTAGCGCACAAAGAAACATTACGCCCAGTTTCTTTAAGTAAAATTGACCCCGCTTGGGATGCGAAATATAAAGAAATTGCTGTTGAAACGAAATAG
- a CDS encoding DegV family protein: MNKKIAWVTDTAALLDEKFIQDNQIHVLPLNIVFDEGVLRETVDMTHDEFYDKLRTTKTHPKTSQPAIGEVVALYKSLKQQGYACAIAIHTSQHLSGTYLSAFTAAQQAQFDVYPVDSKIGSFPMMKMIELGQQLERDGFEPDQIVEKINELADHSELSFIPASLSQLHKSGRVSGTQAFLSHLLNIKVVISFENGKVVMKEKVRAATKAKAYVETLLSKDLESSIIPEVAVIHCNNEEGAISWKSALEKAYPLITFQVLPLSACVGVHAGEGTLGLSWVRLPELVVPKQREKELVTI; this comes from the coding sequence ATGAATAAGAAAATAGCATGGGTTACAGATACAGCAGCATTGTTAGATGAAAAATTCATACAGGACAATCAAATTCACGTTTTACCACTTAATATTGTTTTTGATGAAGGGGTATTACGAGAAACTGTTGATATGACACATGATGAATTTTATGACAAACTTCGAACGACTAAAACACATCCAAAGACATCACAACCTGCCATTGGTGAAGTGGTAGCGTTATATAAATCGTTAAAGCAGCAGGGCTATGCCTGTGCTATTGCTATTCATACTTCGCAACATTTGTCGGGCACTTATTTAAGCGCTTTCACAGCAGCACAACAAGCACAATTTGACGTCTATCCAGTCGATTCAAAAATCGGCTCATTTCCAATGATGAAAATGATTGAACTAGGTCAGCAATTAGAACGTGATGGTTTCGAACCAGATCAAATCGTTGAAAAGATTAATGAACTAGCTGATCATAGTGAGCTATCTTTTATCCCGGCAAGCTTATCACAATTGCATAAAAGTGGTCGCGTTTCAGGAACACAGGCGTTTTTGAGCCATCTTTTAAATATAAAAGTCGTGATTTCCTTTGAAAATGGAAAAGTTGTTATGAAAGAAAAAGTACGTGCAGCAACAAAGGCAAAAGCATATGTGGAAACCCTTCTAAGTAAGGATTTAGAATCAAGTATTATCCCAGAAGTAGCAGTTATCCACTGCAATAATGAAGAAGGCGCAATTAGTTGGAAATCAGCTTTAGAGAAAGCTTATCCTCTTATTACTTTTCAAGTTCTGCCATTAAGTGCTTGTGTTGGTGTGCATGCAGGAGAGGGTACACTAGGATTAAGCTGGGTGCGTCTGCCAGAACTTGTCGTACCAAAACAGCGAGAAAAAGAATTAGTGACCATATAA
- a CDS encoding aconitate hydratase, whose translation MIKPDERRNVHEFILLDMAVKSLQNDYDKLKNLKMSEVYIKIVDDLLKDIRSDYFNQKRMLAKQKIVVVKWIHIDQYFSDVVIKTPGEDVVLRYAKQALKTQVENLIFNYLKENYNANTKN comes from the coding sequence ATGATTAAGCCAGATGAGCGCAGAAATGTACATGAATTTATCCTTTTAGATATGGCAGTAAAATCGTTGCAGAATGATTACGATAAACTAAAAAACCTTAAAATGTCAGAGGTATATATAAAAATAGTTGATGACCTATTAAAAGATATAAGAAGTGATTATTTCAATCAAAAACGAATGTTAGCTAAACAAAAAATCGTAGTAGTGAAGTGGATTCATATAGATCAATATTTTAGTGATGTTGTTATTAAAACGCCTGGAGAAGATGTAGTACTTAGGTACGCAAAACAAGCATTAAAAACACAAGTGGAAAATTTGATATTTAACTACCTAAAGGAGAATTATAATGCCAATACTAAAAACTAG
- a CDS encoding EAL-associated domain-containing protein gives MDAIEVLTNLDQIHGYFQPIFSADAHTVIAYEISGQLQIEGQQINLKDFVNNEDIPEEYRIDMEHKILHAALTQIDTIAADIDIYIPSNPNLLMQDFGESHFNIIQQYIDEEDLHRIVLVVSEHRFLGDINKLHHALRYFTTFGVKIAVQEVGAESHLEHIALLSPQILKVNIRDLNYDSWSAQSDMISAIGSLAYKIGANLLFEGIGTVYQLQFAWKNGGRFYQGSYLANAARTFVEKDILKERFKEECQQFITSEKKMLEAQYFELKKLREELEAIVHRIKPSSDNISQLEHLAELLDHYSFRLYICNEDGFQLTPNVMRYEGKWELQPNAINKNWSWRPYFLQTIIKMRNDQNGEISELYRDIETGEITRTFSIAINEHEYLFVDLSYDYLYEHNIFR, from the coding sequence ATGGACGCAATTGAAGTGTTAACTAATTTAGATCAAATACATGGGTATTTTCAACCTATATTTAGCGCTGATGCGCATACGGTGATTGCCTACGAAATTTCCGGTCAGTTACAAATAGAAGGACAGCAAATCAACTTAAAGGACTTTGTTAATAATGAAGATATTCCAGAAGAATATCGTATTGATATGGAACATAAAATTTTACACGCAGCGCTAACCCAAATAGATACAATAGCAGCCGACATTGATATTTATATTCCGAGTAACCCGAATTTGTTAATGCAAGATTTCGGTGAAAGTCACTTTAATATTATTCAACAATATATAGATGAAGAAGACCTACACCGCATCGTACTGGTGGTTTCCGAGCATCGGTTTTTAGGTGATATCAATAAATTACACCATGCACTACGTTATTTCACAACTTTTGGTGTGAAAATTGCTGTACAGGAAGTAGGAGCTGAAAGTCATTTAGAGCATATCGCATTATTATCACCGCAAATTTTAAAGGTAAATATACGCGATTTAAATTATGATTCATGGTCTGCTCAATCCGATATGATTTCTGCAATTGGAAGTTTGGCATATAAGATAGGTGCAAACCTATTGTTTGAAGGAATTGGCACAGTATATCAATTGCAATTCGCTTGGAAAAATGGAGGACGCTTCTATCAAGGTTCTTATTTAGCTAATGCTGCAAGGACATTTGTAGAGAAAGATATATTAAAGGAACGTTTTAAAGAAGAATGTCAGCAATTTATTACTTCGGAAAAGAAAATGCTTGAGGCACAATATTTTGAGTTAAAGAAATTAAGAGAGGAGCTAGAGGCAATTGTTCATCGTATCAAACCTTCTAGCGATAATATCTCACAATTAGAGCATTTAGCAGAGCTTTTAGATCATTATTCATTCCGATTATATATTTGCAATGAGGATGGTTTCCAATTAACACCAAACGTCATGCGTTACGAAGGGAAATGGGAACTACAGCCAAATGCAATTAATAAAAATTGGAGCTGGCGGCCGTATTTCCTACAAACGATTATTAAAATGCGTAATGATCAAAATGGGGAAATTTCAGAACTGTATCGAGATATTGAAACAGGGGAAATTACGCGAACGTTTTCCATTGCCATCAATGAACACGAATACTTATTCGTCGATCTTTCTTATGATTATCTCTATGAACATAATATATTTCGATAG
- a CDS encoding class I SAM-dependent DNA methyltransferase translates to MEYIGVAAYDDATFFNEYLTRRNRVESPNNMIENPIMLELMSDVKGKTVLDLGCGDAQFGVELLQKGCIQYDGVEGSENMVKEATKNLNETKGNVYLSSMEAWDFPKEHYNLVVSRLALHYIADLKSIFMEIHKSLASNGKFIFSVQHPVLTSSIKSAAASTTKTDWIVDDYFYSGKRVEPWVDKKVVKYHRTVEEYFQLLKLAGFKINDIREGKPKVEKFSSESEYQRRMRIPLFLIFSCDK, encoded by the coding sequence ATGGAATACATTGGTGTAGCAGCTTACGACGATGCAACATTTTTCAACGAATACTTAACAAGAAGAAATCGTGTAGAAAGCCCGAACAATATGATCGAAAACCCGATAATGTTAGAACTTATGAGTGATGTAAAAGGGAAAACGGTGTTAGATTTAGGATGCGGTGACGCTCAGTTTGGTGTTGAACTTTTACAAAAAGGATGTATCCAATATGACGGTGTTGAAGGCTCTGAAAATATGGTAAAAGAAGCTACTAAAAATCTTAATGAAACAAAGGGGAATGTGTATCTTTCTTCAATGGAAGCATGGGATTTTCCAAAAGAACATTATAATTTAGTTGTTTCACGATTAGCTCTACATTATATAGCAGATTTAAAGAGTATCTTTATGGAAATTCATAAATCCTTAGCTTCGAACGGAAAATTTATTTTTAGTGTTCAGCATCCAGTATTAACTTCATCAATAAAAAGTGCAGCAGCTTCAACTACTAAGACAGATTGGATTGTAGATGATTATTTTTATAGTGGCAAAAGAGTAGAACCTTGGGTTGATAAAAAAGTTGTTAAGTATCATCGGACAGTTGAAGAATATTTTCAACTTTTAAAGCTAGCTGGATTCAAAATTAATGATATTCGAGAAGGAAAACCAAAAGTCGAGAAATTTAGCAGTGAAAGTGAATATCAACGAAGAATGAGGATTCCACTCTTTTTAATCTTTTCATGTGATAAATAA
- a CDS encoding leucine-rich repeat domain-containing protein translates to MKLNFHHMNLEALPKIEVPIAAITHLSLFDNAFTTIPVEIYNMKNIKTLNISVNKIRHMPADIGNLTELTMLDAGHNDIDVIPPEIGNLHNIEDYLYLHNNKLQSIPPEIAKLVKVKYLNLSDNQLLQLPNELGQLNKLIELRVMNNQLTELPTTIGCLSNLKELHVKNNQLTILPANVGQLSLLRVIDVEENQLKAIPQSIYKCLSLRRLNLRHNQLTTLPEEIGRLKNLLEIDLRSNLLTELPKSLLDIEGLERLDLRWNHDLQVPSWLGDLQEKGCIVYL, encoded by the coding sequence ATGAAATTAAATTTTCACCATATGAATTTAGAGGCTTTACCCAAAATAGAAGTACCGATAGCAGCAATCACACATTTAAGCTTATTCGATAATGCATTCACGACAATCCCTGTTGAAATTTACAACATGAAAAATATAAAAACATTAAATATATCCGTTAATAAAATCCGTCATATGCCTGCTGATATAGGGAATTTAACAGAACTTACAATGCTGGACGCAGGGCATAATGATATTGATGTAATCCCACCTGAAATTGGCAATCTGCACAACATCGAGGATTATTTATATCTTCATAATAATAAATTACAATCCATTCCACCTGAAATTGCCAAGCTAGTCAAAGTAAAATATTTAAATCTTAGTGATAATCAATTATTACAGTTACCAAATGAACTAGGACAATTAAACAAACTAATAGAACTGCGTGTTATGAATAATCAATTGACAGAGTTGCCGACAACTATTGGATGTTTAAGCAATTTAAAAGAATTGCATGTAAAAAATAATCAACTTACAATACTTCCAGCAAATGTAGGACAGTTATCATTATTACGGGTTATAGATGTGGAAGAAAATCAATTAAAGGCGATTCCTCAATCGATATATAAGTGTTTAAGCTTAAGACGATTAAATTTAAGACATAATCAATTGACAACATTGCCTGAAGAGATTGGACGCTTAAAAAATTTATTGGAAATTGATTTAAGAAGCAATCTTCTAACAGAGCTACCAAAATCATTATTGGATATCGAAGGACTAGAACGTCTGGATCTTAGATGGAATCACGATTTACAAGTTCCATCTTGGTTAGGAGATTTACAAGAAAAAGGCTGTATCGTTTATTTATAG